One genomic segment of Hymenobacter psoromatis includes these proteins:
- a CDS encoding HU family DNA-binding protein, which translates to MTKAEVISEISQKTGIEKADVLTTVEAFFKVVKDSMTEGHNIYVRGFGSFVNKKRARKVARNISKNTSLIIDEHYIPSFKPSKTFVAKIKGSKKITGESSEKAPKKAGKSTKKAKA; encoded by the coding sequence GTGACCAAAGCTGAGGTAATTTCCGAAATCTCGCAAAAAACCGGCATTGAGAAAGCCGATGTGCTAACGACCGTTGAGGCCTTCTTCAAAGTAGTGAAGGACTCGATGACCGAAGGCCACAACATTTACGTGCGCGGCTTCGGCTCGTTCGTGAATAAGAAGCGAGCCCGCAAAGTAGCCCGCAACATCTCTAAAAACACGTCGCTCATTATCGACGAGCATTACATTCCGAGCTTCAAGCCGAGCAAAACCTTCGTTGCCAAGATTAAAGGCAGCAAGAAAATAACCGGCGAGTCGTCGGAGAAAGCCCCTAAAAAGGCTGGCAAGAGCACCAAAAAAGCGAAAGCCTAG
- the mutY gene encoding A/G-specific adenine glycosylase, which translates to MSWYPRHRRDLPWRHTRDAYAIWLSEVILQQTRVAQGLPYYLDFLATYPTVGDLAAAPEQEVLRHWQGLGYYSRARNMHHTAQQVVGEFGGRFPATYAGLRQLKGVGPYTAAAVASFAFDEAVAVLDGNVFRVLARVFGLHSDIAAPASRKEFQALADQHLPPAHAAEFNQAIMEFGALQCTPAKPDCLFCPLQSPCWAFQHGQVALLPIKAKAKAARTRYFHYLVLCHAGQLYLKQRSAGDIWQGLYDFALAETDAAEMPVAEVLRHVAALGGQPDTSRVAEDRPSPTLRHVLSHQKLECRFHAVELTVPLPPATQRDTGLQAYSATEIEQLPKPVLISNYLDKIS; encoded by the coding sequence TTGAGTTGGTACCCGCGCCACCGCCGCGATTTGCCTTGGCGGCATACGCGTGACGCCTACGCAATATGGCTTTCCGAAGTTATTCTGCAGCAGACGCGGGTAGCTCAGGGCCTACCGTATTATCTTGATTTTCTGGCTACTTATCCTACCGTGGGCGACCTGGCTGCCGCCCCCGAGCAGGAAGTGTTGCGCCACTGGCAAGGCTTGGGTTATTACTCAAGGGCCCGCAACATGCATCACACCGCTCAGCAGGTAGTAGGCGAGTTTGGCGGGCGGTTTCCGGCCACCTACGCGGGCCTGCGGCAGTTGAAGGGGGTAGGGCCCTATACGGCGGCGGCCGTAGCTTCTTTTGCCTTCGATGAGGCCGTGGCTGTGCTCGATGGTAACGTATTTCGGGTGCTGGCGCGGGTGTTTGGGCTGCATTCTGACATCGCGGCCCCGGCTTCGCGTAAGGAATTTCAGGCGCTAGCCGACCAGCACCTGCCGCCCGCTCACGCCGCCGAGTTCAACCAAGCCATTATGGAGTTTGGCGCACTCCAGTGCACGCCTGCCAAGCCCGATTGCCTGTTTTGCCCACTGCAAAGCCCGTGCTGGGCCTTTCAGCACGGGCAGGTGGCGCTGTTGCCCATCAAGGCCAAAGCCAAGGCGGCGCGCACGCGCTATTTTCACTACTTAGTGCTATGCCACGCGGGGCAGCTATACCTCAAGCAACGCTCGGCCGGCGATATCTGGCAGGGCCTCTACGACTTTGCCCTGGCCGAAACCGATGCGGCCGAAATGCCCGTCGCTGAAGTACTGCGCCACGTAGCGGCGCTGGGCGGCCAGCCTGATACCAGCCGCGTGGCTGAGGACCGGCCCAGCCCCACCCTGCGCCACGTACTGAGCCACCAGAAGCTGGAATGCCGCTTCCACGCCGTTGAATTGACTGTGCCCTTACCCCCCGCTACCCAGCGCGATACGGGCCTGCAAGCTTACTCCGCCACTGAAATTGAGCAGTTGCCCAAGCCAGTGCTGATTAGTAATTACTTGGATAAGATAAGCTAA
- a CDS encoding tetratricopeptide repeat protein, with the protein MASTSSSSKHQLVLLAGALALAGGLYALPKGIVKPKESKTELRQDAAATATRDGGGLATNGSKTDASSGPRPAETGTVAGAAAGMANAAPHTQATATQRQELNTLLAQFRAAPNAATRQQVVATLAARYATVERFDSAGYYLATVATAQPSEKAWQQAADAYFQAYSFAASAERKKLLGDKARELYDRVLAINPNNLDSKTNLGMAYMSSDNPVKGIGLLREVLEQDPKNEKVLYNLGILAIQSNQLDKATERFSQLVQVNPKNVEGQFYLGVVLARTNRGAEARAAFQKAKSLSADPALATSVDEELAKLKN; encoded by the coding sequence ATGGCTTCTACTTCCTCCTCCAGTAAGCACCAATTGGTACTACTGGCTGGCGCGCTGGCGCTGGCCGGTGGGCTCTACGCGCTGCCTAAGGGCATCGTAAAGCCCAAGGAGAGTAAGACGGAGTTGCGGCAGGATGCGGCTGCTACCGCCACCCGCGATGGCGGCGGCTTGGCTACCAACGGCTCAAAAACCGATGCTTCGTCGGGACCGCGCCCGGCTGAAACTGGCACCGTAGCTGGCGCAGCGGCGGGCATGGCTAACGCTGCCCCCCACACGCAGGCCACCGCTACCCAGCGCCAGGAGTTGAATACGCTGCTGGCGCAATTTCGGGCCGCTCCCAACGCAGCCACCCGGCAGCAAGTGGTAGCCACCCTGGCGGCCCGCTACGCAACCGTGGAGCGCTTCGACAGCGCGGGCTACTACTTAGCGACGGTGGCGACGGCTCAGCCCAGCGAGAAGGCCTGGCAGCAGGCGGCCGATGCGTATTTTCAGGCGTATAGCTTCGCGGCTTCGGCCGAGCGCAAGAAATTGCTTGGTGACAAAGCGCGGGAGCTGTATGATAGAGTATTAGCTATCAACCCAAATAATCTGGATTCTAAGACGAATTTGGGTATGGCCTACATGAGCAGCGACAATCCCGTGAAAGGAATTGGGCTGTTGCGGGAAGTGCTGGAGCAGGACCCCAAGAACGAGAAGGTGCTCTACAACCTGGGTATTCTGGCCATTCAGAGCAACCAGCTGGACAAGGCTACGGAGCGTTTTTCGCAGCTGGTGCAGGTGAATCCTAAAAACGTAGAGGGTCAATTTTACCTCGGAGTGGTGCTAGCCCGCACCAACCGGGGAGCCGAAGCCCGCGCCGCTTTCCAAAAGGCTAAAAGCCTCAGCGCTGACCCGGCCCTAGCCACTTCAGTAGATGAGGAGTTGGCTAAACTCAAAAATTAA
- a CDS encoding single-stranded DNA-binding protein, with protein sequence MAGVNKVILVGNLGKDPEVRHLEGGNSVAHFTLATNEYYKDKQGARVERTEWHNISAWRGLAELAEKYLKKGSQVYVEGKLRTRQYQDKDQQTRYITEVIAEEISLLGNRAGGAANGPGSPTPLADDNVSLRQEPELDQLPF encoded by the coding sequence ATGGCCGGAGTAAACAAAGTTATTTTGGTGGGTAATTTGGGTAAAGACCCCGAAGTGCGCCACCTCGAAGGTGGCAATAGTGTTGCCCACTTCACCCTAGCTACTAATGAATATTACAAGGATAAACAGGGCGCGCGCGTAGAGCGCACCGAGTGGCACAACATCTCGGCTTGGCGCGGCTTGGCCGAGCTAGCTGAGAAATACCTGAAAAAAGGCTCGCAGGTGTACGTGGAAGGTAAATTGCGCACCCGCCAGTACCAGGACAAAGACCAGCAGACGCGCTATATTACGGAGGTTATCGCTGAGGAAATTTCGCTGCTCGGCAACCGGGCGGGTGGTGCGGCCAATGGCCCTGGCAGCCCTACCCCCCTCGCCGACGACAACGTGAGTCTGCGCCAGGAACCCGAGTTGGACCAACTCCCCTTCTGA
- the gldD gene encoding gliding motility lipoprotein GldD, translating into MSTPRFWVWMLALAGAASGLAGCSPTPDYTPKPKGYNRIDLPPHRYRELPAGHPYTFEYSQYAKVLRDSSYLAQPDWLNIYYPRLHANVQITYTNVIRNRQLYNKMMEDARKLTGKHQVKATSIEEKILRTPNGMRASVFELEGEVPSQFQFYTTDSTKHFFRAALYFRTATANDSLAPVIEYVKYDMIKMLNSLKYK; encoded by the coding sequence ATGAGTACTCCCCGATTCTGGGTTTGGATGTTGGCGCTGGCTGGCGCAGCCAGCGGGCTAGCTGGCTGCTCGCCTACCCCCGACTACACGCCCAAGCCAAAGGGCTATAACCGCATTGACCTGCCGCCGCATCGCTACCGGGAGCTGCCGGCCGGCCACCCCTACACATTCGAGTACTCGCAGTATGCCAAGGTATTGCGCGATTCGTCGTACCTGGCGCAACCCGATTGGCTGAATATTTACTACCCCCGGCTGCACGCCAACGTGCAGATTACTTACACCAATGTGATACGTAACCGTCAGCTTTATAATAAAATGATGGAGGACGCACGCAAGCTCACCGGCAAGCACCAGGTAAAAGCGACTTCGATTGAAGAAAAGATTTTGCGCACGCCCAACGGAATGCGCGCTTCGGTGTTTGAGTTGGAAGGTGAGGTGCCGAGCCAGTTTCAGTTCTATACCACCGACAGTACCAAACACTTTTTTCGGGCGGCGCTCTACTTCCGCACCGCTACGGCCAACGACTCACTGGCCCCGGTTATCGAGTACGTGAAGTACGATATGATAAAAATGCTTAATTCACTTAAATATAAATAG